The following proteins are encoded in a genomic region of Drosophila bipectinata strain 14024-0381.07 chromosome XL, DbipHiC1v2, whole genome shotgun sequence:
- the LOC108119333 gene encoding uncharacterized protein: MTPISCLPPLFLLLALLLGRGVGLSAPQDSSNSAVREKRGTVTLDFGLLLRNVLLKSAQLSAAKANLTRTTRRPTTTTTAAPSPPPPRRRRPIWHPYFASGYLPFDYDYADPPAPASTPAPAPPPAPAPQPTRRVRPQPRPLAFYYGPRPVGTPPAPPPPPPPPQQLPQPQPPIFDYDYDYDAPAAPSSPPTAPNFPRVVPRPRPRPRPQQQQQQQQPLPQRRPAQLGDRLVYQYAQPTDTFSRPQVLGGGVEALAVAAGEEAGTASGPEDVGDMAAANADINGVGNANAATGSVPGVSTGSDFDQSSPPFLVNYDSESDFYSGPPSLIQQRPQSGSKDANSAPFEEYAFSSLGFDSSKKGLTPPNQQYFLK; this comes from the exons ATGACGCCCATATCCTGTCTTCCGCCACTGTTCCTGCTCCTGGCGCTGCTCCTCGGACGAGGCGTAGGTCTCTCGGCTCCGCAGGACTCCTCTAACTCTGCAGTTAGGGAGAAACGCGGCACCGTCACCCTTGACTTTGGCCTTCTGTTGCGCAATGTGCTGCTGAAGAGCGCCCAGCTGTCCGCGGCCAAGGCCAACCTTACGCGTACCACGCGGCGGCCCACGACTACTACCACTGCAGCACCGTCACCACCTCCTCCAAGGCGCCGCCGACCTATCTGGCACCCGTACTTTGCCTCCGGCTATTTGCCCTTCGACTACGACTATGCGGACCCTCCGGCTCCGGCTTCGACTCCAGCTCCGGCACCGCCCCCAGCACCAGCGCCGCAACCAACCAGGCGCGTGCGGCCACAACCACGCCCCCTAGCCTTTTACTATGGACCACGGCCGGTGGGGACTCCGCCAGCACCcccgccaccaccgccgccaccgcaGCAGCTGCCGCAGCCACAGCCTCCGATCTTCGACTATGACTACGACTACGATGCCCCAGCCGCCCCGTCTTCGCCGCCAACAGCGCCTAATTTTCCCAGGGTAGTGCCCCGACCGCGGCCACGTCCTCgtccgcaacaacaacagcagcagcaacaaccatTGCCGCAGCGACGACCGGCGCAACTGGGAGATCGCCTTGTCTATCAGTACGCACAACCTACTG ATACCTTCTCTAGGCCGCAGGTGCTCGGGGGCGGGGTGGAGGCTCTGGCGGTGGCAGCGGGAGAAGAGGCAGGAACGGCAAGCGGCCCCGAGGACGTTGGGGATATGGCTGCCGCAAACGCAGATATTAATGGGGTTGGAAACGCAAACGCTGCTACAGGCAGTGTCCCTGGCGTTAGTACTGGTTCTGACTTCGATCAATCATCGCCGCCTTTTCTGGTGAACTACGACAGCGAGAGCGACTTCTACTCCGGGCCTCCATCTCTTATCCAGCAGAGGCCTCAATCGGGGTCTAAAGATGCGAACTCCGCCCCGTTCGAGGAATACGCCTTCTCTTCACTTGGCTTTGACAGCTCTAAAAAGGGCCTAACTCCTC